The genomic interval GGCATATAGCAAAAAATTGAGGTACTcgtctattatatatatttaaaataaactctCGTGCCACATCATAGTAATTTCTTCCAGATATGCAAACATATCACACCTCAGCAAAAAAGCTGATGTGTATGCCTTAGAGAGATAtttctacttagtttctaaataatttttcttattttagtctctctaatccctaatttttttaatgacttccccCAACAATTTCTTCTTCCCTCTTGTGTACGTCCCAATCATTCACCATCCTTGCTAAATCATGCAAAATTATTTGTTCCTATGCAATAATTCTTCGAAATcgccgactctactccaaaaataccctgaaagaggtataggttggttcgttgGAACAAAAAAATTCcctctttttgtccatttttgatTTTGCTGCCATAAATTCAAGTATGTTCTATGCAATCTTTGAAATCAATCTAGCTCATAGTGATTTAATGCTATATATAATTTCTTACATGAAACTCTATCACTGCAACTATCTAGGAAATTCAAGTTGGGATGGGACCAACCAGCTGGCAAACTTCGCTACCCATCATACCAGAGCAAAATGGCACAAGGAAATTACTAGGAATTAGTGCTTTCCAATGCTATGACAAGGTATATTTATAGATCAATATTTTTTCCATCACCTTTCTAAACtattttccttatttatttgtttttaagtgTCACTTTTCTTTGTGTGTCTCATATTGTTAGTTTTACTTCAATATAGTATATGTTGAGTAGCTTACAAATTGCAAttgaaaaagtttgactcaataattttaatcatgTTTAAAAGATACGTGTCATTAAATTGGATCAAGtaaattagatcattttaatcatcgatCATTGTgctaattgtgaaattttttattttaaatcggatatattacaattttaatttacaaacattcaaactattattaatattgacagagaaataatttatttgtttttaagtgTCACTTTGCTTTGTGTGTCTCATATTCTTAGTTTTACTTCAATGTAGTATATGTTGAGTAGCTTACAAATTGTAGTTGAAAATTTTTgactcaaatgattttaatcatGTTTAAAAGATATGTGTCATTGAATTGAATCAAGtaaattagatcattttaaatttcagaagACAAATCTGCATGTATTGTggaaatttttcaaatgttacAATTAATGACTTTGATCATTTTAATTATCGATCTTTGTgctaattgtgaaattttttatattaaatcgatatattagaattttaatttacaagcattcaaactattattaatattgacaaAGGAATCGTAATAATTGACGTtttggttacaaaatattaattgtcaaacaattataagtatacaaataattacaaatgaattacttgaatttcatctattataaatatttaaatatttatatttgattttctactttgaatattggtaaatatatataataggctaaattacatatgtggtcccttaacttaatttcaggtaacgttttggtcctttatctttttttttcccgacttggtcctttattttaattttaagtgacaatttgatattttatgttttaaaatttcaacaatgttatccttttttatacaaaaattcaaacaaaactcataaaattaattatattcttcgatataatacaaatttcatcaaattcgtaacgcaaatcttcaaataaacttatattttcatactttatttgaaattgttaggaataaaggacgaaatcgggaagaaaaaaaaaagataaaggactaaaacgttaactgaaattaagttaagggacctaTATTTAgcctatataatatataaatatttagaaatgatggacaaaatcatgtctctttgaattttagtcagttttattttacagaaactaattaaatataatttgttgttttatagtgttaattgacataaaattaaagtaatttatttgtaattatttgtatttgatgtatacttgtaattgtttgacaattaatattttgtaaccgaattgttataaattttagatttcggttttgaaatcaaaatattaatgattatgattactcaattaatattaataatagtttgaatgtttataaattaaaattataatagatccgatttaaagttaaaaaaattcacaattaacaCAAAGATCGATGAgtaaaatgatcgagtgagagaataaaaaatatttgtatttgattttctactttgattattgataaatatgcatagtatataaatatttataaattattgacaaaatcatatctctttgaattttggtcagttttattttattgaaattaattaaattaaatttattattttatagtgttagttgacatgaaattaaagtaattcatttgtaattatttgtatttgatgtatacttataattatttgacaattaatattttataaccgaattgttataaattttgaattttagttttgaaatcaaaatattaatgattatgattactctattaatattaataatagtttgaatttttgtaaattaaaattttaatatatccgatttaaaatacaaaaattcacGATTACCATAAAGatcgatgattaaaatgatcgagtgagagaaTACAAAATATTCGTATTTCATTTTCTACTTttaatattggtaaatatatagtatataaatatttagaaatgatggacaaagtcatgtctctttaatttttggttagttttattttattgaaattaattaaatttgatttgttattttatagtattaattgacatgaaattaaaataatttatttgcaattatttatatttgatgtatacttgtttgacagttaatattttataactgaattgttataaattttgaatttcggttttgaaaccaaaacgttaatgattatgattactctaataatattaataaaagtttgaatgtttgtaaactaaaattctaatatatcctagttaaaataaaaaatttcataattacCACATAGatcaatgattaaaatgatcgggtgagagaaaaaaaaattatatttgattttcattgttgaatattgataaatatatataatatataaatatttaaaaatgatggacaaagttatgtcttttgaattttggtcagttttattttactgaaattatttaaattaaatttattgttttatagtgttaattgacatgaaattaaagtaattcatttgcaattatttgtagtTGATGTATAGTTATAATTATTTGacgattaatattttgtaattgttataaattttggatttcggtttgaaaccaaaatgttaatcattatgattactctattaatattaataataatttgaatgtttgtaaattaaaattctaatatatccgatttaaaattaaaattttcacaaTTACCATAAAGATGGATCATTAAAATGATGTATTGAGacaacaaaaaagtaataaagtaaaatacaagGTGAATGTATTTCCAACTATTtcactttaatcatttttagtttcaacaataaaataatatattttataactcaATTGTATATCAATTGAGTCTAtctcttaatttcaattatcaaatacattACTTCAACATTTGACATATCTATCGATCTCAATATTaatgttactttatttatttaagtcattcGTCTAAATTGCTACTTCTCTtctatgaattatattagtacaattgtatatatattattgatataaatactaaattataacaaaaaacttcatattatattttttttaaattcacttaaattaaataaataaaaatatacccgCACAAGGTACGGGTTAGcatctagtatatataaattgaGGTACTCATATATACCGAAAAGGAACCTAGAgatgtacatatatatataagttacaatcaatttttaaaaaaagaggtATAAGACCAAAGATAAGAAAGTGGCACAGTATCTTTAAACTCACTCACACTATCAAAGTTAACATTTAGtaataaaaccataaaaaaaaatgactattgataatagttttggTGCAAATTGGCATTACAAAAATTGCAGGAATCTATCTCAACTAATAAGTGGAATACAAGTCATTAACACTCCAATACCGCAAACAATGAaggataattaaaaaattagaaaataaattccttatcttctagttCACAATAGCCGACGAGACGACAAACAACAAGGCTTCATGTCGCAGTTGCAGTTTAACGGTTTAAGAGAACCGGTTGGCTTCACGTCGTAGTTGCGGAGGTTGATTGAGAGGGGTTTAGCAACAAAGGATGGTTTCATGATGAATGGCGGTGAGAGGAACTGATTAAAGGTTGAGTTTTTGGGTAGAGAAGGAAAGGGTGACGTTGTGGGTTGAGAAAGAAAAGGATTTTAGGTTTTCTGTAAATtgaaaaggaaggaaagaaatgGGTTTTAGGTTTCGTGATGAATGGCCGATTTCATACTTCtctttcttatatatttttttaattagtttttacataattattttttctttacatttttttctcacattttaataactatttcacatttttcttttttcattaataaagAAAACTAAATTATGTAACTAAAAAATAGTTAGCGACTGAAAATTTTGGTTGCTAAACTTTAGTTTCTATTTCAGTCTCTAAATTTTATTAGCGACTGATTTAGTGacgaaataatatttagtttcaagattcaaactttcaGTCTCTATTTCGGTCGCTAGTGTTAAAGGAAAATTTTCTATTAGTGATAATTAGCGACTGCATTTTTTGTCGCTAAAATTCAGTTGTTATTTCAGTCTCTAAATTTCATTAGCGACTGATTTAgtgatgaaaaaatatttagtttataaGTTCAAAAATACGGTCTCTATTTCGGTCGCCAGTGTGACTGAAAATATTCAGTCTCTAAATTGGTCACTATAGACAAAATTCTAGTAGTGATACCATTGGAATGATTCTCATATGCCTTGAGAGACATCATTTCCTTGTTTTTTGGGTTGGCTCACGTCCGGAGAAACGAGGATTGGCCGCAAGAACATGGAATTATATGACAAATAAAGTCAGACACTTAGCTAAATTTGCACACAAAAGGAATGTGGGTGAGGCTTTCTTAACTTTAGGTTTTGtggtgtaattttttttaacgttATAAACaaagatttaaaaatatcactaaaaatatattgacttaatagtagagactaaaattaattGGAAGATAATTTTGTAGGCACTAAAATGTGTCATTGTTTTTATTGGGACAAAAAATGgaattacaaaattttataaagactaaaatatatttaataattttattataacatctaatcaacttattaaatataattttaaagtttcttaaaaaaataaatcaaaataactcTATTATATTTACTACATATGTTTAATTTAAACCTATATACAACTACTTTTTaggatatatatatacttttgaaCAGAAAAACTATTAACTTctttcaaagaaaaaattatcACTCTTCGCTTAAATTGtcaaaaaagaaatagattATGCTATGTtgagatttaaaaattaaattacttattttaaatGCATAATGAAGTTTCTAAATACAATTCGAAGCCTATTTCACATTAAGTTCTAAGCACGCTAATATGCAAAGTAAATAGACCGaatcttataaataatttgtgTATCTTTGTTTTTAAAATCTGAAAATACATAAtgggaaaaaaattaataaaaattaaaataattctctatttattttattttaattttatttttaaaggatgatttgattttaactttaattttgattttgtttttaaatgatgatttgatttgattttaaatcaaattaatccatcgtttaaaaataaaatttaaagaatcagactaatatatatattttaaattttttactttatttgattttgattttttcttaaaCGATGATTggatttgattttgataaagtaaaataaaattatatttaatttgatggCTATATATATACTCCTCATACTGTTATAGTGTATCAACATCTAAACTTGTACAATTTTCacaattctattaaaaaaatggaccgaaggATGAGGTTTTGGGATGTTGCACTAATAGTAATGGTATGCATGAGTGTAACAGTGACAAAGTCAAACGGTGCGCGTCCTTTGAACAACCAACTTCAAGAAGGGACAGGGGTAAAATGGGCTTTCCTAGTTGCTGGTTCTAGAGGTTATGGAAATTATAGGCACCAAGCTGATGTATGTCATGCCTATCAAGTATTAAAAAGTGGGGGTCTTAAAGATGAAAATATCATTGTTATGATGTATGATGATATCGCCGATAATGTAGAAAATCCATTCCGTGGCACTATAATTAATCAACCAGATGGGCCAGATGTTTATCAGGGGGTTCCAAAGGTACATGTttctttgtatatttttttatcaaaattgaaaggaaaaattttCCATGTACCTCCATTTTTATACCTATAccccataattttttgaaaatgacaATTATGCCCTTATTAattcaaagattttttttttttttataatttcatcaTTTCCGGAACTAcaaaaaagatttccggtacacactttatttccggaaaactttttttcaagttttccggtacagaaagTTGTTACCGGgaaactttaaaaaagattttcggtacagaagtgaaaaattgtagtaccggaaaacttcattccaaagatttccggtacacaccattttttaattttttttttattttattatttttataaatgataatacattagtcaataattaatgcatcataaatattaattaacacatataaatataccataaataattaataattaatacaccattcaataattaatacactattaatataccataataattcataattaatacaccataattaatgattaatactCATTTCCATAACAAGATctataaattagttaaaatcaaataaatactaatttaataaaaaaaataaaacaaaaaaattattttaaaaaatattttaaaaaaaatcaaacaactaccGGAAAACATGTGGATGAAGTTTTTCGGTGGTTTCCGGAAATGTTACGTTGAAGTGGTTTCCGGAAATGTTACGTTGAAGTTTTCCGGAAATGAtgttctgtaccggaaaacttttttcaagtttttcggaatgaaagttgtgtaccggaaaacttgaaagaagttttccggaaatttttttttgcttgttatttctgttccggaaatgttaaatgaagaaattaaaaaaaaaaatttatatatatatgagggtattttagtatttttcctTTACTTTTGAGGGTATAGGGATAAATGAGTGGGTACAAGGGGAAATTTTCAATTGAAAGTAATTCAATGTGAGTGTACTAAATttctttcaaattaatttagCAATTATATGAAGTTAGTccttttttttgacaaaatttatttttatttaataactgaATTTGTTACATTTATATTCTACAAAAGATTAAAGAGTGAAATTGAAATATGTtccttttttattctattttatatttatttatttttaaaattgaaaaaatttatcaGGATTATACAGGAACGGATGcaaatatgttcaatttttacgCAGTGCTTAGAGGCGACAAAAGTGCTACTGATGGAGGTAGCGGTAAGGTACTCAGTAGTAAGCCAGAAGATACCGTATTCATTTTCATTGTTAGTCATGGTAACAAAGGGATAATGGGTTAGTAACATCTATTCATTTTCCTATAATTTGCAATGCATATGATTAATAATtaccttttattttatatgtaatattttattaattttctgtAATAATAACATTCCTATGTAATTCTTGTTCTCAATCATGGTTTTTATTACTTGCATGTATTTGTGTCTATGAAAACTACTTATATATCGTATCATTGATCACcattacataaatttattaaaaatatcttttataacttagctaattatattttattgctctacttatatttttttttagtatttcatTGTTTTAGAGGAAACATGTTTTAGATAATACATTTGATTCAAATTATACTCTCAAGACGAATAATTTGGTAGATTTTTGTGGATAGGAgatagggatgagaataggctaaGACGTCCGTTATGGGTCTATGGTCAGATGCGggcttataaaaaaactattaggtctgacaggccggcctataaatatgtttattatttattaatattatttattattttaaattctatcaattagacaattacTCAGTAAACATttcatattcagtagttgttccatattcggtagcattccatatttggtggcgttcaattagtcaatcactcagtagtcttccatatttgtttaagaggtaataatgagtgtgtttgtttcagaaaaaaaaaataaaaaaaataactattatttaacacaaaattattttttagggtttaaagaatttttgtttcatattttttaaaaattattttaaatacacttttaaatagactttcaggtaagaccaaacttttaaaaaggttaAACCAGACcgaaaaaaacatataataagtCGTGGGTCAGACTTAGGTCTTTCAAAATCTGGTCTGGTCTATTCTCACCCCTAATAGGAGAACATCCACTCTCTACTTCTCATAGGCGTAGTATATGTTACCTCTCTACGTCTTGATATTtggaatatttattttttgtaatgtaAGTTTATAGCATTTATTAATTATGATacatagtttattttatttattttattttttaatgcatATGTTTATAAAGAAAAACATTTGAGATGGTAATTCACTGATAAACGCTCAGACTTATAACTTTAAGGTATAGAGTTAAAAATTATAaggaattatttttattgatgggaaaaatattattatttgatcaGGATTGCCAGATGACAACATAATATATGCCGACATGCTCGTAGATTCATTGAAAATCAATTACAAAAAAATGGTATGTTTCCTTGAATATTTTTAACACGGCTAACTCCATTGgtttttcttgttttatttcaatcaattctaATCACGGTAAAATTCatttaatctatatttaaaataactaaaatcaaatattctatatattgcaaatatcaatttcaaagtgaacaatatttgtaaataataaaaaaatataccaagatcaaaataaataaaaataatttatgtttatacCAAACAAATACTTTTAATTGAAGTTCGTCAATGCAttgattgttttatttaatttaatggaaTAAAGGTGATATACATAGAATCATGTAAGGCTGGGAGCATGTTGGAAGGGCTTCTTCAAGATGATGTAAATATTTATGCAACCACATCTTCCAGAGCAGATGAGGATAGCGCTGCATTTTACTGTCCACGTGGAATAATGCCTCCATCGCCTAAGTATACAACTTGTTTGGGTGATTTGTACAGTATTGCTTGGTTGGAATACAGGTATGGTTAGGTTAttcaatactttttttttctttaatttttttcctataGACCGAATAACAAACACCACATAAAAACTCACAATTCTCACTctcaatagttttttttaattgcattttgagATTTCCAGCGCTCTTAGGGACAAAACTAAGAGTTTGGGtatatgtataaatatattatactaTCCAAATAATCGTCAACAATCCTCCATATTTTATTGAACCCTTCTTTATAACATCACatataaatagatattacatattttggttttatttatgAAACAGTGACCAATATGATAGGGCAAACAAAACTTTGCTTGACCAATATGATGTTGTAAGTCATTCAATCAACTATAGACATACATATGTGAACATACTATCAATTCAATATTAAATACTTGCAATTAATGTACAGACGTGGTTTAGAACACTTTTTACTGGTGAAGAGTATAGCGCTCACGTGATGCCATATGGAAATATAACTATGCACGATGATTTACTAGAAACATATTTTGGACGTGCTAAACCAATTGGAGCTAATGATAACTACCATTTCAATAGAACTACAACTCATGAGCATTCCAATAAACGATTTAATACGACAACAAGATTGGTCAGCCAACAAGATGCACATTTAAATTATCTGAAGCTTAAGGTTACTCTTATTTTGATCTCTTATTAAGATATGGATCCTTTATCGTTAGCTTTACGATGTAACCTATTGTAGAACATTAGATTATCCTTCTTAATCTTAAGATCTACAGCAGGATAACCTAATGGAATACAACAGGAAACACTGTAAAGTCGAATATAGAGTATTCAAAATTATCTTCTTGTGTGTATGTGTTAATATATAGGTTCAAGTACTACAAACATTCATAATATTTACCATTTTCTCTATTTgtttaattgaaatttgaacataaaatttatttcaatattgaGAGGACAAATTTTTATGGATAATTTTAGTTGGAAAAGGCACCAGATGGTTCCCTGGATAAGTCAAAAGCTCAAATTGAGTTAGATGACGAAATTTCCCATAGAAAACATGATGACCAGAGTGTATATCTCATATGGAAACTTTTGTTTGGAGAAGACACAACCTCTACTATGATGGCAAATCTTCGTTCAGCCGGTCAACCTCTTGTCGATGATTGGGATTGTCTTAGAATGCTTGTAAGAAAAGTATTAATTGACTTTTATATATGCATTTATATTGCTTGTTTAATTGCTTGCTAACAAAATTTTATCATGCAGAAAAATACATATGAACATCATTGTGGTGTCTTATCACATTATGGATGGAAATACATGCAAGCCTTTGCTAACATGTGCAATAATGGCATTTCCAAGAAGCAAATGATTGCAGCAGCATCTCAAGTTTGTCCTAAGAAAAACAGTTAAACAGCTAGGAAGCTATCTTATGATTGGCTTGAGTTATTAGAAGTTAGTTAGTACAATTTTAGTTAGTTATAATTGTTTTACCTAAGCACACGAGTTTTATGTGCATTAAAAATAGCCATGTATTCTCTTGCAATTTGCTAATAAATACATCACATATACAAAACGAAAATGCAAGTTCAAAAAAACACATGGTGTTAGATTTATATTACTCAAGCCAATATAGTTTATAATGAACCTTAagagaataaatatatatccgggaaaaaaaaattccatGTATAGAGTATTGTTCTGAAATTTCATTACatttaaagtaatttaaatcaataatcAAAGCAACAAACGACGTGGTTACCACTGAAAATCAAACACACATGCAACTAGATGTCTAGGGTCAATATTGCTTATATAACTGTTTGCTAACACAATTTTATCATGCAGAAAAAAACATATGAAGATCATTGTGGTGTCTTATCACATTATGGATGGAAATACATGCAAGTCTTTGCTAACATGTGCAATGATGGTATTTCCAAAAAACAAATGATTGCAGCATCATCTCAAGCTTGTCCTTTGAAGAAAGATGTTCCTTAAATTTTACGCATATTTTACGCATATCACTAAAATGACACTATGGTTTAATTGAGCaaagtataatttttatcaatatcGAAGTAATCCAATGTGATTGTGCAAATTTTCATGTCAATTCAAacaatcactttttttttcaaattaacttaGCAATTATATTAAGTTCTTTTTTATTGGGGTACCCTTCTATGTTACAAAAAGATTACGAAgtgaaattgaaatgtgttcttGTTTatcctattttatatttatttatttttaaaaataaaaatttgtatcAGAATTATATAGGATACAATGCAACTCTAAAAAAAGTATACGCAATTCCTAAAGGCGACAGAGGTGTTGTTAAGGGTGATAATGGTAAggtaaaacaaaatattaagagCAAGAATGCATATACGGTTGTATTGTGCTAACGCATTGCATTTCTTGTTTTCTTCATTAAGGATTGCATGTTCTTTTATAGAGATCTTTTAGGTTTTTGACTATTGTCATAATTGCTAGAAATTATAATGAATCATGAAGTTTCATATTAAATCTTCTGAAACTTATTTGCCAttaaaacttaataaaaaagaatccTTGTAATGGATTCTCTATAGCTTGATATGGAGATACAAAGAGCAGAGGATGTGATATAAGAGCATATCCCAGACCTTCATACAAATAACGAATTCAGGGTGTTTAGCAGAGGATGTGCAAAAGCTTTGTCTTCTACGGAGCGTTGATCTTCATCAGAGCATTGACTTTCATCAAAGCATTGACTTTCATCAGAGCATACTTTACTAAACAAAGACAGACGATCAAATACTTGATGTTATTATCATAGGCAGACAATCAATTGCTTGTCAAGGTTATTAGAGGCATGCGATTAGAGCATTGTTTGTATTACTAGAATCACCAGACGCGCGTTTCAAGGCACGTTCACCAGACTTAAGATATGGAAATAAGAGTGGAGTTTTGGTGTTCCTTTAACTTAGTTCAATCATCAAATGCAACATAAGATCATACAAGATCAACTTGATTTGGGAACTCCACACTTAATCAAAATGTTAGTgctttaaattgttcccacaaaataatattgttatcatcCAAACAAGTAAGGgtcatagttcttcaaaccaactctGTTCTAACATTCTCCgactttttgatgatgacaaacatatatttttttgaacaatttttaattttaatggaGTAAACAACATAAAGTACTACAGCAAGGCTCCCCCTTAAAATATGCATGTTTAATTCGTAAGACTAAAAATATTCTCACTGAATAGTTTATAAGCGTTagtaaatgaaattaaaaaaattgagagtcCTCTTAAAAGTAGTTCTTCAAAAATATAGCATCCCTTTTTTGCCATTAg from Cicer arietinum cultivar CDC Frontier isolate Library 1 chromosome 5, Cicar.CDCFrontier_v2.0, whole genome shotgun sequence carries:
- the LOC101505549 gene encoding vacuolar-processing enzyme gamma-isozyme-like gives rise to the protein MVCMSVTVTKSNGARPLNNQLQEGTGVKWAFLVAGSRGYGNYRHQADVCHAYQVLKSGGLKDENIIVMMYDDIADNVENPFRGTIINQPDGPDVYQGVPKDYTGTDANMFNFYAVLRGDKSATDGGSGKVLSSKPEDTVFIFIVSHGNKGIMGLPDDNIIYADMLVDSLKINYKKMVIYIESCKAGSMLEGLLQDDVNIYATTSSRADEDSAAFYCPRGIMPPSPKYTTCLGDLYSIAWLEYSDQYDRANKTLLDQYDVTWFRTLFTGEEYSAHVMPYGNITMHDDLLETYFGRAKPIGANDNYHFNRTTTHEHSNKRFNTTTRLVSQQDAHLNYLKLKLEKAPDGSLDKSKAQIELDDEISHRKHDDQSVYLIWKLLFGEDTTSTMMANLRSAGQPLVDDWDCLRMLKNTYEHHCGVLSHYGWKYMQAFANMCNNGISKKQMIAAASQVCPKKNS